The Salvelinus sp. IW2-2015 unplaced genomic scaffold, ASM291031v2 Un_scaffold8572, whole genome shotgun sequence genome window below encodes:
- the LOC112079586 gene encoding probable E3 ubiquitin-protein ligase HERC3, whose amino-acid sequence MLWLYTGHATTKPNRSSFLSTAGLGSKASWLQNCTWGYVACGDQHSIALTQDGKVFTWGQNSSGQLGLGKGEPSTSSPQPVKSLSGISPAQITAGGDHSFALSLSGAVFGWGKNSAGQLGLGDTIDRPAPAPVDCLNLKKTIAISCGVEHTAVLTKGGLVFTFGLGRYGQLGHNSLRNELRPRLVAELWGAKVTQIACGRNHTLVFVDSFKKIYSFGRGEQGQLGNGVKMDQSVPLPVQLPQDCIDDQQIEQTFAGGNHSFALCSSAKESGNGLNDSHLGQVTQTLDNDIINRWISECDSKSWKKKIQKEITKTFSSASCLNGSFLDKSHDKHYQTSLKHSGVDLSSARLAFKKLAEKDKVLAKVEDVVQRILLPSLSKDPIGVEGLRVYLIIPELLRVLLKQRGIDITEAFAAAVLRLNPDKLQVLVGLWSTLPNKFFRTLVKTFHSVSEYFCMLEKGYAVNKQFEGTVKVMERLYEVNIHCHNWVPSESIHTS is encoded by the exons ATGTTGTGGTTGTACACGGGCCATGCCACAACAAAACCAAACAGGAGTAGCTTTCTCTCCACGGCTGGGCTTGGTAGTAAG GCTTCATGGCTCCAAAACTGCACCTGGGGATACGTTGCATGTGGAGACCAGCATTCCATTGCACTAACCCAAG ATGGTAAAGTGTTCACGTGGGGCCAGAACTCCAGCGGACAGCTTGGTTTGGGGAAGGGAGAGCCCAGCACCTCGTCTCCCCAGCCTGTCAAGTCTCTGTCAGGGATTTCCCCGGCTCAGATCACCGCTGGGGGAGACCACAGCTTCGCCCTGTCCCTCTCTGGAGCCGTGTTCGGCTGGGGCAAGAACAGCGCTGGGCAGCTGGGACTGGGGGACACAATAG ACAGACCTGCTCCAGCTCCTGTTGATTGCCTGAATCTAAAGAAGACCATTGCTATTTCCTGTGGAGTGGAGCATACTGCCGTTCTGACAAAG GGAGGTTTAGTGTTCACATTTGGCTTGGGTCGATATGGACAGCTTGGACACAACTCTCTCAGAAATGAACTACGACCTCGACTGGTGGCCGAACTCTGGGGGGCAAAGGTGACCCAGATAGCCTGTGGAAG AAACCATACATTGGTGTTTGTGGACTCCTTCAAAAAGATCTACTCATTTGGGCGTGGAGAGCAAGGGCAGCTGGGAAATGGAGTCAAGATGGATCAGTCTGTGCCTCTGCCAGTACAGCTACCACAGG ACTGCATTGATGACCAGCAAATTGAACAAACCTTTGCTGGAGGAAACCATTCTTTTGCCTTGTGCAGCTCCGCTAAG GAATCAGGAAACGGGTTGAATGACTCCCATCTCGGACAAGTGACTCAAACATTAGACAATGACATAATTAACAGATGGATCTCGGAATGTGACTCAAAATCATGGAAGAAGAAGATACAGAA GGAAATCACAAAAACGTTCTCTTCTGCGTCATGTTTAAATGGGAGCTTCCTGGACAAAAG TCATGATAAACACTACCAAACCTCACTGAAGCACTCTGGCGTGGACTTGTCATCCGCTCGACTGGCTTTTAAAAAGCTTGCAGAAAAGGACAAAGTCCTGGCTAAG GTTGAAGATGTTGTCCAGCGCATACTCCTTCCCTCCCTGAGTAAGGATCCCATTGGGGTGGAGGGTCTGAGGGTGTACCTCATCATCCCTGAGCTCCTGAGAGTTCTCCTAAAACAACGTGGCATAGACATTACTGAGGCCTTCGCTGCTGCCGTCCTCAGACTGAACCCAGACAAGCTCCAGGTCCTTG TGGGCCTATGGTCGACACTTCCAAACAAGTTCTTCAGAACTCTGGTGAAAACATTCCATTCTGTGTCAGAGTATTTCTGTATGTTGGAAAAGGGCTATGCTGTTAATAAACAATTTGAAGGGACTGTAAAGGTTATGGAGAGGCTGTATGAGGTAAATATCCATTGCCATAATtgggtgccttcagaaagtattcatacctcttga